The following proteins come from a genomic window of Miscanthus floridulus cultivar M001 chromosome 2, ASM1932011v1, whole genome shotgun sequence:
- the LOC136519598 gene encoding uncharacterized protein has protein sequence MSENIDLVLEFLRKNRFAKAEAALRGELTGHADSNGVTTQRRVAELKEDEEQEDLVGSNVGPKGAATVRSADSSREFIVKEIDVGALLNVSDGKKGSGIAQPQENNVGDLYPWTFSIANSTAEQLAELLVSEEVPRHRRGAMLVEKRDRGVGTEQPGPEPGPVLEQKVSFGRGKGKVDAAGRTEINEQGHSRDKNLVPEKEMLNGCTVKTVLPFPSENPSSSYNSMHHENEKKEVKRSSNADGIGKGAKGQLDEGNRQYYFEKSLDTDQVSDRCFDLQLVGDNQREELPKLPPVRLKSEDKLVNMNWEEKINHHGSGAKQSSADHAFMIGSYLDVPIGQEITSSGGRRTIGSSWLSVSQGIAEDTSDLVSGFATLGDDSLEYPIGEYWDSDEYDDDDDVGYTRQPIEDETWFLAHEIDYPSDNEKATGHTRGTDRHDRPTKDEDDDQSFVEEDSYISGEQYFHGKNIAQIGTSEGPMVHGIPDNDMIAQYDGQLLDPEELNLMHSEPAWQGFVSQNSELGMLGNGKFLNDSERPHPDDPFVEDDQHGSVRSIGVGISSDAADIGSEVRESLIGGSSEGDIEYFNESSLSVSGKRHSQQDTEKKKVGAKGVKHDQIIYAEKGNLPPGVADGGFSFPPPLHSGKNHDSDAKSLWSKKDEMYCVNDPDDCQNGMVSDDMLATWRKKNSESSLRSSRDEMTSDVVRSRNSSASYDETEDTTNVRHHKLDDAQEEDTGTNLDDEEAAALQEQVRQIKAQEEEFETFNLKIVHRKNRTGFEEDKNFHVVLNSIIAGRYHVSEYLGSAAFSKAIQAHDLHTGMDVCVKIIKNNKDFFDQSLDEIKLLKYVNKHDPADKYHLLRLYDYFYYREHLLIVCELLKANLYEFQKFNRESGGEVYFTMPRLQSIAIQCLEALQFLHGLGLIHCDLKPENILVKSYSRCEIKVIDLGSSCFETDHLCSYVQSRSYRAPEVILGLPYDKKIDIWSLGCILSELCTGNVLFQNDSPATLLARVMGMIGSIEQAMLAQGRDTYKYFTKNHMLYERNQESNRLEYLIPKKTSLRHRLPMADQGFIEFVAYLLEVNPKKRPSASEALKHPWLSFPYEPISS, from the exons ATGTCGGAGAACATTGATCTGGTGCTTGAGTTCCTGCGGAAGAACCGGTTCGCCAAGGCAGAGGCAGCTCTCCGTGGGGAGCTCACCGGCCATGCCGATTCGAACGGTGTGACCACGCAGAGGCGCGTCGCTGAGCTGAAagaagatgaggagcaggaggacCTGGTGGGCTCCAATGTAGGGCCCAAGGGTGCTGCGACAGTGAGGAGTGCGGACTCATCGAGGGAGTTCATCGTGAAGGAGATTGATGTTGGAGCCCTGCTGAACGTTTCGGATGGAAAGAAGGGCTCCGGGATTGCTCAGCCTCAGGAGAACAACGTGGGGGATCTGTATCCTTGGACCTTCAGCATTGCAAACAGCACTGCAGAACAGCTAGCTGAGCTGCTGGTGTCGGAGGAGGTGCCAAGACATAGGCGTGGTGCGATGCTGGTAGAGAAGAGGGATCGAGGTGTTGGGACCGAACAGCCTGGCCCAGAGCCTGGCCCAGTGCTGGAGCAAAAAGTCTCTTTTGGAAGAGGGAAGGGAAAAGTTGATGCTGCTGGGAGAACTGAAATCAATGAACAGGGTCATTCCAGGGATAAAAATCTAGTACCAGAAAAAGAGATGTTGAATGGTTGCACAGTGAAGACAGTGCTTCCATTCCCCTCGGAAAACCCGTCATCTAGTTACAATAGCATGCACCATGAAAATGAGAAGAAAGAAGTAAAGAGGAGCAGTAATGCAGATGGTATTGGAAAAGGAGCAAAAGGACAGCTTGATGAGGGGAACAGGCAATATTACTTCGAAAAATCCCTAGATACAGATCAGGTGTCTGACCGATGCTTCGATTTACAGCTTGTTGGAGATAATCAGCGTGAGGAGCTTCCGAAGTTACCTCCTGTGAGGCTCAAGTCTGAAGATAAGCTAGTCAACATGAATTGGGAGGAAAAGATCAATCACCATGGATCTGGAGCCAAGCAATCTAGTGCTGATCATGCCTTTATGATTGGCTCTTATCTCGATGTTCCCATCGGCCAAGAAATAACATCTTCAG GTGGAAGACGTACAATTGGCAGTAGTTGGTTGTCTGTCAGTCAAGGTATTGCAGAAGATACCTCTGATCTGGTATCTGGTTTTGCAACACTTGGTGATGATTCACTTGAATATCCAATTGGTGAATACTGGGATTCCGATGagtatgacgacgacgacgatgttgGCTACACCCGGCAACCAATTGAGGATGAAACCTGGTTTTTAGCACATGAGATCGATTATcctagtgacaatgagaaggcaACTGGCCACACAAGAGGGACTGATCGTCATGATCGCCCTACAAAGGATGAAGATGATGACCAGTCATTTGTTGAGGAAGATTCCTACATATCTGGTGAGCAATATTTTCATGGAAAGAATATTGCACAAATAGGTACTTCTGAGGGTCCAATGGTCCATGGGATTCCTGATAATGATATGATAGCTCAGTATGATGGCCAACTTTTAGATCCTGAAGAGCTTAATTTGATGCATTCTGAACCAGCCTGGCAGGGCTTTGTATCGCAGAACAGTGAACTAGGTATGTTAGGGAATGGGAAATTCCTTAATGATTCGGAACGACCTCATCCTGATGACCCTTTTGTGGAGGATGATCAGCATGGCTCTGTTAGGTCAATTGGTGTTGGGATAAGCAGTGATGCTGCTGACATTGGCAGTGAGGTGCGAGAAAGTCTGATTGGAGGTAGCAGTGAAGGGGATATTGAATATTTCAATGAGAGCAGCTTGAGCGTTAGTGGAAAAAGACATTCTCAGCAGGATACTGAAAAGAAGAAAGTAGGTGCTAAAGGAGTTAAACATGACCAAATCATTTATGCTGAGAAGGGCAATCTACCACCAGGAGTGGCTGATGGTGGATTTTCTTTTCCTCCACCTTTGCATTCTGGGAAAAATCATGACTCTGATGCTAAATCTTTGTGGTCAAAGAAGGATGAAATGTATTGCGTTAACGATCCTGATGACTGTCAAAATGGCATGGTATCAGATGATATGCTTGCCACATGGAGGAAAAAGAACAGTGAGTCTTCTCTAAGGAGCTCTAGAGATGAAATGACATCTGATGTTGTTAGATCAAGAAATTCAAGTGCATCGTATGACGAAACAGAGGACACAACGAATGTTCGGCATCACAAACTAGATGACGCACAAGAAGAAGACACTGGAACCAACTTGGATGATGAGGAAGCAGCAGCATTGCAAGAGCAAGTCAGGCAGATAAAGGCGCAGGAGGAAGAGTTTGAAACGTTCAATCTTAAGATTGTGCATAGAAAAAACAG AACTGGTTTTGAAGAAGACAAAAATTTCCATGTTGTTCTCAATTCTATCATTGCGGGGCGTTATCATGTATCAGAGTATTTGGGTTCAGCTGCATTCAGCAAAGCCATCCAGGCACATGATTTGCACACAGGAATGGATGTATGTGttaaaattataaaaaataacAAAGATTTTTTCGATCAGAGCCTTGATGAGATCAAGCTCCTAAAGTATGTTAACAAGCATGATCCAGCTGACAAGTACCACCTTTTGCGTCTGTATGATTACTTCTACTATCGG GAGCATTTGCTGATAGTCTGTGAACTTCTGAAGGCAAACCTGTATGAGTTTCAGAAATTCAACAGAGAATCAGGGGGTGAGGTTTATTTCACAATGCCAAGACTGCAG TCAATAGCTATTCAGTGTCTGGAGGCGCTGCAGTTTCTGCATGGTCTTGGTCTAATCCACTGTGATTTAAAGCCAGAAAACATATTGGTAAAGAGCTACAGCAGATGTGAAATAAAAGTAATTGATCTTGGGAGCAGCTGCTTTGAGACAGATCATCTATGTTCATATGTGCAATCACGATCTTACCGTGCTCCTGAGGTTATACTGGGCTTGCCTTATGACAAAAAGATAGATATATGGTCACTTGGTTGTATATTATCCGAACTTTGCACTGGAAAT GTCCTTTTCCAAAATGATTCTCCTGCAACATTACTTGCTCGTGTGATGGGCATGATTGGCTCCATAGAACAAGCTATGCTTGCACAGGGACGGGACACCTACAAATATTTCACAAAGAACCACATGTTGTATGAAAGAAATCAG GAAAGTAACAGGCTTGAATACTTGATTCCGAAAAAGACATCCTTGCGGCACCGCTTGCCCATGGCTGATCAAGGGTTTATTGAGTTTGTTGCGTACCTTCTAGAGGTGAACCCAAAGAAGCGCCCAAGTGCCTCAGAAGCATTGAAACATCCATGGCTTTCTTTTCCTTATGAGCCAATATCTTCATGA